In Arsenicicoccus sp. oral taxon 190, the following are encoded in one genomic region:
- a CDS encoding DUF4193 domain-containing protein: MATDYDAPRKTDDDLSEDSIEELKARRGDASSSNVDVDETEQAEGFELPGADLSGEELSVRVLPRQADEFTCSRCFLVHHRSQLAKEVGGQPVCRECA; encoded by the coding sequence ATGGCAACTGACTACGACGCACCGCGCAAGACCGACGACGACCTCTCCGAGGACTCCATCGAGGAGCTCAAGGCCCGCCGCGGTGATGCCTCGTCGTCCAACGTGGACGTCGACGAGACCGAGCAGGCCGAGGGCTTCGAGCTGCCCGGCGCGGACCTGTCCGGCGAGGAGCTGTCGGTGCGCGTGCTGCCGCGCCAGGCCGACGAGTTCACCTGCTCGCGCTGCTTCCTCGTGCACCACCGCAGCCAGCTCGCCAAGGAGGTCGGCGGCCAGCCGGTCTGCCGCGAGTGCGCCTGA
- the dut gene encoding dUTP diphosphatase: MTTEHPAGEGVDEVEVLLQQLDPGLAPPAYSHHDDAGADLRSREDVLLAPGERRLVATGVAVAIPQGYAGFVHPRSGLAARHGVTVVNAPGTVDAGYRGEILVNLLNTDRDQSVQLRRGERIAQLVVQRVSRATFVPVDSLPDSVRGATGHGASGRH; this comes from the coding sequence ATGACGACCGAGCACCCGGCGGGGGAGGGCGTCGACGAGGTCGAGGTGCTGCTGCAGCAGCTCGACCCGGGCCTGGCCCCGCCGGCCTACAGCCACCACGACGACGCGGGGGCCGACCTGCGGTCCCGGGAGGACGTGCTCCTCGCCCCGGGTGAGCGTCGCCTGGTCGCGACCGGCGTCGCCGTCGCGATCCCGCAGGGGTATGCCGGGTTCGTGCACCCCCGGTCCGGGCTCGCCGCCCGGCACGGGGTGACGGTCGTCAACGCCCCCGGCACGGTCGACGCGGGCTATCGCGGCGAGATCCTCGTCAACCTCCTCAACACCGACCGGGACCAGTCGGTGCAGCTCCGTCGGGGCGAGCGCATCGCCCAGCTCGTCGTCCAGCGCGTCTCCCGCGCCACCTTCGTCCCAGTAGACTCGCTGCCGGACTCGGTCCGTGGGGCCACCGGGCACGGAGCCAGCGGACGCCACTGA
- a CDS encoding DUF3159 domain-containing protein, whose amino-acid sequence MSVGSDTAGRHPDTVEHLIRARLATALGGWRGSVEAALPTVAFVVVWITRHDVREAVLASAVPVLLLLVARLVQRQTVQYVLSSLLATALAAFFALRSGRAQDAFLPGMLVSGAYLVGTLVSILARCPVVGFLVAVGDPGYREDPFGWRRNAPLVRVAARLTWVLVALFALRLLVMVPLYVTGQVAALGIAKIVLSWPAYVAAVAVMGLMLVRGATPVERAELEREADAQG is encoded by the coding sequence ATGAGCGTGGGCAGCGACACCGCAGGTCGGCACCCCGACACCGTCGAGCACCTGATCCGCGCCCGGCTCGCCACCGCCCTGGGCGGGTGGCGTGGCTCGGTGGAGGCGGCGCTGCCGACGGTGGCCTTCGTGGTCGTGTGGATCACCCGGCACGACGTGCGCGAGGCGGTCCTCGCCTCGGCGGTGCCCGTCCTGCTGCTGCTCGTCGCCCGGCTCGTGCAGCGCCAGACGGTGCAGTACGTCCTGTCCAGCCTCCTCGCGACCGCCCTCGCCGCCTTCTTCGCGCTGCGGTCCGGCCGGGCTCAGGACGCGTTCCTGCCGGGGATGCTCGTCTCCGGGGCCTATCTCGTCGGCACCCTCGTGTCGATCCTCGCCCGGTGCCCGGTGGTGGGCTTCCTGGTCGCGGTCGGGGACCCCGGCTACCGCGAGGACCCCTTCGGGTGGCGCCGCAACGCCCCGCTCGTGCGGGTCGCCGCCCGGCTGACCTGGGTGCTGGTGGCGCTCTTCGCGCTGCGGCTGCTGGTCATGGTGCCGCTCTACGTCACCGGGCAGGTCGCCGCGCTGGGCATCGCCAAGATCGTGCTCAGCTGGCCGGCCTACGTCGCCGCGGTGGCCGTCATGGGGCTGATGCTGGTGCGTGGCGCCACGCCCGTGGAGCGCGCCGAGCTGGAGCGCGAGGCCGACGCCCAGGGCTGA
- a CDS encoding OB-fold nucleic acid binding domain-containing protein, producing the protein MATRSTDHERGFWRRSLHRLVRPAEEIEDHELRSDADRLGVSSISELVDRQVATVSGAVRSTTLSPEGRVPALKVEIYDGTQALQLIWLGRRRIAGVRPGTYLTAQGRVCRVEGVPTIYNPRYELLPGRGAASAQA; encoded by the coding sequence ATGGCGACGCGCAGCACGGACCACGAGCGCGGCTTCTGGCGCCGCAGCCTGCACCGGCTGGTGCGGCCGGCGGAGGAGATCGAGGACCACGAGCTGCGCAGCGACGCCGACCGGCTGGGCGTCTCCAGCATCAGCGAACTGGTCGACCGTCAGGTCGCCACGGTCTCGGGGGCGGTCCGGTCCACGACGCTCAGCCCCGAGGGACGGGTGCCGGCGCTCAAGGTGGAGATCTACGACGGCACGCAGGCGCTGCAGCTCATCTGGCTGGGGCGGCGCCGGATCGCCGGGGTGCGGCCCGGCACCTACCTCACCGCGCAGGGGCGCGTCTGCCGCGTCGAGGGTGTCCCGACCATCTACAACCCGCGATACGAGCTGCTGCCCGGGCGCGGGGCTGCGAGCGCGCAGGCATGA
- a CDS encoding DUF3710 domain-containing protein: protein MAFFRRDKSRGTSDEGEPQVEEAPVREEGPYDRSEVTDVSDRLDLGSLLVPGVDGMEMRLELDQSSGEVVAVSCHLAGSVLQLQGFAAPRTLGIWDDIRDEIAASIEASGGTAELRDGRFGTELAVQMATGPGQLAPARFVGVDGPRWFLRGFLSGPAVSDEAAAATLLQVFAHVVVVRGDQAMAPRELLPLRLPEVAEHEHAHEHDGHHNDGHQHHHDQPDHDQPDHDQPDHDQPDHDQQGGPGRARSTDDLQPFERGPEITETR, encoded by the coding sequence GTGGCCTTCTTCCGCCGAGACAAGTCCCGGGGCACCAGCGACGAGGGGGAGCCCCAGGTCGAGGAGGCCCCGGTCCGCGAGGAGGGGCCCTACGACCGCTCCGAGGTCACCGACGTGTCCGACCGGCTCGACCTGGGGTCGCTGCTCGTCCCCGGGGTCGACGGCATGGAGATGCGGCTCGAGCTGGACCAGAGCAGCGGCGAGGTCGTCGCGGTGAGCTGCCACCTGGCCGGGTCGGTGCTGCAGCTGCAGGGCTTCGCCGCTCCCCGCACCCTCGGGATCTGGGACGACATCCGCGACGAGATCGCGGCGAGCATCGAGGCGTCCGGCGGGACGGCGGAGCTCCGTGACGGCCGGTTCGGGACCGAGCTCGCCGTCCAGATGGCCACCGGCCCAGGGCAGCTCGCGCCCGCGCGTTTCGTGGGTGTGGACGGGCCACGGTGGTTCCTGCGCGGCTTCCTGTCCGGGCCGGCCGTGAGCGACGAGGCCGCCGCCGCGACGCTGCTCCAGGTCTTCGCCCACGTCGTCGTGGTCCGTGGGGACCAGGCGATGGCCCCGCGCGAGCTGCTGCCGCTGCGCCTGCCCGAGGTCGCCGAGCACGAGCACGCGCACGAACACGACGGGCATCACAACGACGGGCACCAGCACCACCACGACCAGCCTGACCACGACCAGCCTGACCACGACCAGCCTGACCACGACCAGCCTGACCACGACCAGCAGGGCGGCCCGGGCCGGGCCCGCAGCACCGACGACCTGCAGCCCTTCGAGCGCGGCCCCGAGATCACCGAGACCCGCTGA